Proteins from one Ranitomeya variabilis isolate aRanVar5 chromosome 1, aRanVar5.hap1, whole genome shotgun sequence genomic window:
- the LOC143797789 gene encoding fibrinogen-like protein 1: MKVYCEMFGNGGWTLIQKHNGEDDLDFFATWNEYQDGFGDLAGEHWLGLEYIYALTHQTDRSSKLHISLGDFDGGEAFAEYSSFSIGNANNYYKLSAANYSGTAGDAFLGFPNINGSNQHGNFFSTWDNCHDKCHPECGSADIKYRSCSDQYEAGWWFNSCGLANLNGVWHAAPRHRHRSTSVSWSSWRFAESLKFSEMFLIHH; encoded by the exons ATGAAGGTATATTGCGAAATGTTTGGAAATGGCGGCTGGACTCTTATACAAAAGCACAATGGAGAAGATGATTTAGACTTTTTTGCAACATGGAATGAATATCAAGATGGATTTGGAGATCTTGCAG GTGAACATTGGCTTGGACTCGAGTACATTTATGCCCTGACCCACCAGACCGACAGATCCTCCAAACTGCACATCAGTCTGGGGGACTTTGATGGAGGTGAAGCCTTTGCAGAATATAGTTCCTTTAGTATAGGAAATGCTAATAACTATTATAAATTGTCAGCAGCAAATTATTCGGGTACAGCAG GAGATGCTTTTCTTGGATTTCCAAACATTAACGGGAGCAACCAGCACGGAAACTTTTTCAGTACTTGGGATAATTGCCATGACAAGTGTCATCCAGAATGTGGTTCTGCCGACATAAAATATAGgagctgcagtgaccagtacgaaGCAGGCTGGTGGTTTAACTCTTGCGGATTAGCAAATCTGAATGGCGTTTGGCACGCGGCACCAAGACACCGACACCGGAGCACTTCTGTGTCGTGGTCATCGTGGAGATTTGCAGAGTCCTTGAAATTCAGTGAAATGTTTCTGATTCACCATTAG